One Aegilops tauschii subsp. strangulata cultivar AL8/78 chromosome 7, Aet v6.0, whole genome shotgun sequence genomic window carries:
- the LOC109784527 gene encoding uncharacterized protein, which translates to MEQFHHGHHVRLRSSELGTYLHADEDGHGVSLHHRRASMKAAWAVHVYQPPEAFVPYLLLHSAAYGRYLAATDEPAPQGHHGRRVEQRNYDHPEVDAQGMIWLAVLTASGDKVFLRNFNGGCLRANGRYRPWNNGASVDDVDVNDIGNLSTMMHWVVEDIPAREIMPLLPRPAWLTLPAVISPSRVIVYVWLDADGTVLSEGSFSFSGRSVFRLRSELARWLADNGIAIVDAPDLVMCLPTRDGRIFPLVVDLPRSLQPLHIIVVIVGTPAHEVLRYADVDA; encoded by the exons ATGGAGCAGTTCCATCACGGCCACCACGTGCGGCTGCGCAGCAGCGAGCTCGGCACGTACCTGCACGCCGACGAGGACGGACATGGCGTCTCCCTCCACCACCGCCGGGCGTCGATGAAGGCGGCTTGGGCGGTGCACGTGTACCAGCCCCCCGAGGCGTTTGTGCCGTACCTGCTCCTCCACAGCGCCGCCTACGGTCGCTACCTCGCCGCCACGGACGAGCCGGCGCCGCAGGGCCACCACGGGCGCCGCGTCGAGCAGCGCAACTACGACCATCCGGAGGTGGATGCACAAGGAATGATTTGGCTGGCCGTCCTGACGGCATCCGGAGACaaagtcttcctccgcaacttcaACGGCGGCTGCCTCCGCGCCAACGGGAGGTACCGCCCCTGGAACAACGGCGCCAGTGTCGACGACGTCGACGTCAACGACATCGGCAACCTCAGCACGATGATGCACTGGGTCGTGGAGGACATCCCCGCCAGGGAGATCATGCCTCTCCTTCCACGCCCGGCTTGG CTTACCCTCCCCGCCGTCATATCGCCGTCGCGGGTGATCGTGTACGTGTGGCTGGACGCCGACGGGACCGTCCTCAGCGAAGGCTCGTTCTCGTTCAGTGGGAGGTCCGTGTTCCGCCTGAGGAGCGAGCTGGCCAGGTGGCTCGCCGACAACGGCATCGCAATCGTGGACGCCCCCGACCTCGTCATGTGCCTCCCCACCCGTGATGGCCGCATTTTCCCACTCGTCGTCGACCTGCCCCGCAGCCTCCAGCCCCTCCacatcatcgtcgtcatcgtCGGGACGCCTG CCCACGAGGTGCTGCGGTATGCGGATGTCGATGCATAG